One segment of Phaeacidiphilus oryzae TH49 DNA contains the following:
- a CDS encoding DUF4287 domain-containing protein: MSLMYSAETHQNLLARIPAVTGRPMDDWLRAVDDGPGLVRCEEMADWLRREYGISAGYAKAIVHEHELRRAARKLR, from the coding sequence ATGTCCCTCATGTACTCCGCAGAGACCCACCAGAACCTGCTCGCCCGGATCCCCGCGGTCACCGGCCGCCCGATGGACGACTGGCTGCGAGCGGTGGACGACGGGCCAGGCCTCGTCCGCTGCGAGGAGATGGCCGACTGGCTGAGGCGGGAGTACGGAATCTCCGCCGGCTATGCCAAGGCGATCGTCCACGAACACGAACTCCGCCGCGCGGCAAGGAAGTTGCGCTGA
- a CDS encoding L,D-transpeptidase produces MSGGPAGGAVGSSGGSGGGSGGGSSGSGGGPGSGTGPRWSRRAVVGGLALAPALLTAACGHSKPRPAEISISPADGTAKGDPSRPVTVTATNGTLKSVKVATAAGGSVAGRFSQDRTSWTSTGRLAAGTGFKVAATAADSAGRTVGKSSAFTTGAVFFGEFTPDHGATVGVGMPVSITFNTPVTDRAAVQRGITVRAEPAVEVVGHWFGDQRLDFRPQEYWKPGTKVTLSLRLKGVEGARHTYGYQQKDVVFGIGRSQTSVVDLAAKRITVTRDGRTTQTWPVSGGGPGHTTWAGKMVIAEKFLKTRMNSQTVNLGGEYDIPDVPHAQRLTTSGTFIHGNYWSGESVFGSQNTSHGCVGMHDVQGAGDPSTPAAKFYNSSMVGDIVEIINSGDRTVQPDNGLNGWNMSWADWKAGAAT; encoded by the coding sequence ATGAGCGGCGGACCGGCCGGCGGCGCCGTCGGCAGCAGCGGCGGCAGCGGTGGCGGCAGCGGTGGCGGCAGCAGCGGCAGCGGCGGCGGTCCCGGCTCGGGCACCGGGCCCCGCTGGTCGCGGCGGGCGGTGGTCGGGGGCCTGGCGCTCGCGCCCGCGCTCCTCACCGCCGCCTGCGGCCACTCCAAGCCGCGCCCCGCCGAGATCTCCATATCCCCGGCCGACGGGACCGCCAAGGGCGATCCCAGCCGGCCCGTCACCGTCACCGCGACCAACGGCACGCTGAAGAGCGTCAAGGTCGCCACCGCGGCCGGCGGCAGCGTGGCCGGCCGGTTCAGCCAGGACCGCACCAGCTGGACCTCGACCGGCCGGCTGGCCGCCGGCACCGGCTTCAAGGTCGCCGCGACCGCCGCCGACAGCGCCGGGCGGACCGTCGGCAAGAGCTCCGCCTTCACCACCGGGGCCGTGTTCTTCGGCGAGTTCACCCCGGACCACGGGGCCACCGTCGGCGTCGGCATGCCGGTCTCGATCACCTTCAACACCCCGGTCACCGACCGGGCCGCCGTGCAGCGCGGGATAACCGTCCGGGCCGAGCCCGCCGTCGAGGTGGTCGGCCACTGGTTCGGCGACCAGCGGCTCGACTTCCGCCCCCAGGAGTACTGGAAGCCCGGCACCAAGGTGACCCTCAGCCTCCGCCTCAAGGGCGTCGAGGGGGCCCGGCACACCTACGGGTACCAGCAGAAGGACGTCGTCTTCGGCATCGGCCGCAGCCAGACCAGCGTGGTCGACCTCGCCGCCAAGAGGATCACCGTCACCCGGGACGGCAGAACCACCCAGACCTGGCCGGTCAGCGGCGGCGGACCGGGCCACACCACCTGGGCCGGGAAGATGGTGATCGCCGAGAAGTTCCTCAAGACCCGGATGAACTCGCAGACCGTGAACCTCGGCGGGGAGTACGACATCCCGGACGTGCCGCACGCCCAGCGGCTGACCACCTCGGGGACGTTCATCCACGGCAACTACTGGAGCGGCGAGTCGGTCTTCGGCAGCCAGAACACCAGCCACGGCTGCGTCGGCATGCATGACGTCCAGGGGGCGGGCGACCCGTCCACCCCGGCGGCGAAGTTCTACAACTCGTCGATGGTCGGCGACATCGTCGAGATCATCAACAGCGGCGACCGGACCGTCCAGCCGGACAACGGCCTGAACGGCTGGAACATGTCCTGGGCGGACTGGAAGGCCGGCGCCGCGACCTGA
- a CDS encoding STAS domain-containing protein codes for MIQNDPMPPDSSPLYRVRRYQVGDFTVLELHGEIDLVAVLALLPQVDEVTAAPEPRLIIDLTHVDFLDASSARLLDHACRRVWQRRGTIRLVRPPGFIRRVLDLTGVTLCLLTAESMSATVREVLPPAGRPSAAS; via the coding sequence ATGATCCAGAACGACCCCATGCCGCCCGACTCGTCGCCGCTCTACCGTGTCCGCCGCTACCAGGTAGGGGACTTCACCGTCCTGGAGCTGCACGGCGAGATCGACCTCGTGGCCGTGCTCGCCCTGCTGCCGCAGGTGGACGAGGTGACGGCGGCTCCCGAGCCGCGTCTGATCATCGACCTGACCCACGTCGACTTCCTCGACGCGTCCAGCGCGCGCCTCCTCGACCACGCCTGCCGCCGGGTCTGGCAGCGCCGCGGCACGATCCGCCTGGTCCGCCCACCGGGCTTCATCCGCCGGGTGCTGGACCTCACCGGCGTCACCCTCTGCCTCCTCACGGCGGAATCCATGAGCGCGACCGTCCGTGAGGTCCTTCCGCCGGCCGGCAGGCCGTCGGCCGCCTCCTGA
- a CDS encoding FAD-binding oxidoreductase has product MAGERSWWGWGAPERALSDTECAELGALLPGLPDRPLPVPRLADLALPPVRIRPPAALAGTMTDSPRERAGHTYGKAYRDVVRALRGDLAAAPDLVARPRGEADVRDVLDWAERSDIAVVPYGAGSSVVGGVEYRGDAHRGVVSLDLSVLDRVLEVDRTSRAARIQAGVLGPALEERLRPHGLTLRHFPQSFEYSTVGGWLATRSGGHYATVLTHIDDLVESLRVVTPAGVAESLRVPGSGAGPSPDRFFLGSEGALGVITEAWLRLQDRPRYKASASVLFDGFAAGAEAVRAIAQSGLNPANCRLLDAGEAALSGAARDGRSVLVLGVESAHGPVDGRLAELTALAADHGGRLRAPAGADGGGSGASAAEAWRSAFLRMPYVRDGLARMSAISETFETACTWDRLPGLLDAVRTELAAAVRKATGSPGMINCRFTHVYPDGPAPYFTVIAAGRPGDELAVWDEIKAAAMEILAARGATVTHHHAVGRDHLPGYRRQIPAPYALALRAAKQALDPEGVLNPGVLGLG; this is encoded by the coding sequence ATGGCGGGGGAGCGCTCCTGGTGGGGCTGGGGCGCGCCGGAGCGTGCGCTCTCGGACACGGAGTGTGCCGAGCTCGGCGCGCTGCTGCCGGGCCTGCCCGATCGGCCGCTGCCGGTCCCGCGGCTCGCGGACCTGGCGCTGCCCCCGGTGCGGATCCGCCCGCCGGCGGCGCTCGCCGGGACGATGACCGACTCCCCGCGGGAGCGCGCCGGCCACACCTACGGAAAGGCCTACCGGGACGTCGTACGGGCGCTGCGGGGAGATCTCGCGGCGGCCCCCGACCTGGTCGCCCGGCCCCGGGGCGAGGCCGACGTGCGGGACGTCCTGGACTGGGCGGAGCGAAGCGACATCGCCGTCGTCCCCTACGGCGCCGGCAGCTCGGTGGTCGGGGGAGTGGAGTACCGGGGGGACGCCCACCGGGGCGTGGTCTCGCTCGACCTCTCCGTGCTCGACCGGGTGCTGGAGGTGGACCGCACCAGCCGGGCCGCCCGGATCCAGGCCGGCGTCCTCGGCCCGGCCCTGGAGGAGCGGCTGCGCCCGCACGGGCTCACCCTCCGGCACTTCCCGCAGAGCTTCGAGTACTCGACCGTCGGCGGTTGGCTGGCCACCCGCTCCGGGGGGCACTACGCCACGGTCCTGACCCACATCGACGACCTGGTGGAGTCGCTGCGGGTGGTCACCCCGGCCGGCGTGGCGGAGTCGCTGCGGGTACCGGGCTCGGGCGCGGGCCCCTCGCCGGACCGGTTCTTCCTGGGCTCCGAGGGCGCCCTCGGTGTGATCACCGAGGCCTGGCTGCGACTGCAGGACCGGCCCCGCTACAAGGCCTCGGCCTCGGTGCTCTTCGACGGGTTCGCGGCGGGGGCGGAGGCGGTCCGGGCCATCGCCCAGTCCGGGCTGAACCCGGCGAACTGCCGGCTGCTGGACGCCGGGGAGGCGGCGCTCTCCGGGGCCGCGCGGGACGGCCGCAGCGTCCTGGTGCTGGGCGTGGAGTCGGCGCACGGCCCGGTGGACGGGCGGCTCGCCGAGCTGACCGCGCTGGCGGCCGACCACGGGGGGCGACTTCGCGCACCCGCGGGGGCGGACGGCGGCGGCTCCGGCGCCTCGGCCGCGGAGGCCTGGCGCTCGGCCTTCCTCCGGATGCCCTACGTCCGGGACGGGCTGGCCCGGATGAGCGCGATCAGCGAGACCTTCGAGACCGCCTGCACCTGGGACCGGCTCCCGGGCCTGCTGGACGCCGTCCGCACGGAGCTGGCCGCGGCGGTCCGCAAGGCCACCGGCTCCCCGGGGATGATCAACTGCCGCTTCACCCACGTCTATCCGGACGGTCCGGCGCCGTACTTCACGGTGATCGCGGCCGGCCGGCCCGGCGACGAGCTCGCCGTCTGGGACGAGATCAAGGCCGCCGCGATGGAGATCCTCGCGGCGCGCGGGGCCACCGTCACCCACCACCACGCGGTGGGCCGCGACCATCTGCCGGGCTACCGGCGGCAGATCCCGGCCCCCTACGCGCTCGCCCTCCGGGCCGCCAAGCAGGCGCTCGACCCGGAGGGCGTCCTCAACCCGGGGGTGCTGGGCCTCGGTTGA
- a CDS encoding MarR family winged helix-turn-helix transcriptional regulator: MTNESTLGARAGGTAGVSGVSGASDADAVYDQLQYQVAIFARRVEQVRFGGLGAVRNSMDRAAFLVLTRLSGEGPMGVKALAQSMGVDSSTVTRQVAPLVENGLVERVPNPSDGRAVLLDLSPRGRDRLNELRRSRGDLMRQMLADWPDEERAAFTELLTKFNLSMRAYRSGRDEPGQEAEAADEEPAARA; the protein is encoded by the coding sequence ATGACGAACGAATCCACCCTCGGTGCCCGCGCCGGCGGCACAGCCGGCGTGTCCGGCGTGTCCGGCGCATCCGACGCGGACGCGGTGTACGACCAGCTCCAGTACCAGGTCGCGATCTTCGCGCGGCGGGTGGAGCAGGTGCGCTTCGGCGGCCTCGGCGCGGTGCGGAACTCGATGGACCGGGCGGCCTTCCTGGTGCTCACCCGGCTGTCCGGCGAGGGCCCGATGGGCGTCAAGGCGCTCGCCCAGTCGATGGGCGTGGACTCCTCCACGGTGACCCGGCAGGTGGCGCCGCTGGTGGAGAACGGCCTGGTGGAGCGGGTGCCCAACCCCTCGGACGGGCGGGCGGTGCTGCTCGACCTCTCCCCGCGCGGCCGCGACCGGCTGAACGAACTCCGGCGCTCCCGCGGCGACTTGATGCGCCAGATGCTCGCCGACTGGCCGGACGAGGAACGGGCGGCCTTCACCGAGCTGCTGACCAAGTTCAACCTCTCGATGCGGGCGTACCGCTCGGGGCGGGACGAGCCCGGCCAGGAGGCGGAGGCCGCGGACGAGGAGCCCGCGGCACGCGCGTAG
- a CDS encoding cystathionine beta-synthase — MRYHDSIIELVGDTPLVRLGRVTEGISATVLAKVEYFNPGGSVKDRIAVRMIEAAEKSGELKPGGVIVEPTSGNTGVGLAIVAQQKGYRCIFVCPDKVSTDKINVLRAYGAEVVVCPTAVAPEHPDSYYNVSDRLVRETPLAWKPDQYSNPENPASHYHSTGPEIWQQTDGRITHFVTGVGTGGTISGTGRYLKDVSEGRVQVIGADPEGSVYSGGSGRPYLVEGVGEDFWPTAYDRGVADRIVAVSDKESFQMTRRLAREEGLLVGGSCGMAVAAALKVARELPPEAVVVVLLPDSGRGYLSKIFNDEWMADYGFLEPSHGAEASVRDVLARKDAREHAGIPQFVHVHPNESVGEAVEVLREYGVSQMPVVAPGAGHPDVMAGEVIGSIVERDLLDALFEHRAELGDSLDKHMSPPLPVIGSGEPVARLMTVLGGRDAAVVLFDGKPAGIITRQDLLAFLAEGSG, encoded by the coding sequence GTGCGGTACCACGATTCGATCATCGAGCTGGTCGGCGACACGCCCCTGGTACGGCTGGGCCGCGTCACGGAGGGCATCTCCGCGACCGTCCTGGCCAAGGTGGAGTACTTCAACCCGGGCGGCTCGGTGAAGGACCGGATCGCGGTCCGGATGATCGAGGCCGCCGAGAAGTCCGGCGAGCTGAAGCCCGGCGGCGTGATCGTCGAGCCGACCTCGGGCAACACCGGCGTCGGCCTCGCCATCGTGGCCCAGCAGAAGGGCTACCGCTGCATCTTCGTCTGCCCGGACAAGGTCTCCACGGACAAGATCAACGTGCTGCGGGCGTACGGCGCCGAGGTGGTGGTCTGCCCGACCGCGGTCGCGCCGGAGCACCCGGACTCCTACTACAACGTCTCCGACCGGCTGGTCCGGGAGACCCCGCTGGCCTGGAAGCCGGACCAGTACTCCAACCCGGAGAACCCGGCCTCCCACTACCACTCCACCGGCCCGGAGATCTGGCAGCAGACGGACGGCCGGATCACCCACTTCGTGACCGGCGTCGGCACCGGCGGCACCATCTCCGGCACCGGCCGCTACCTCAAGGACGTCTCGGAGGGCCGGGTCCAGGTGATCGGCGCCGACCCGGAGGGCTCCGTCTACTCCGGCGGCAGCGGGCGGCCGTACCTGGTCGAGGGGGTCGGCGAGGACTTCTGGCCGACCGCCTACGACCGCGGGGTGGCGGACCGGATCGTGGCCGTCTCGGACAAGGAGTCCTTCCAGATGACCCGGCGGCTGGCCCGCGAGGAGGGGCTGCTGGTCGGCGGGTCCTGCGGGATGGCGGTCGCCGCCGCGCTGAAGGTGGCGCGCGAGCTGCCGCCGGAGGCCGTGGTCGTCGTCCTCCTGCCGGACTCGGGACGCGGCTACCTCTCCAAGATCTTCAACGACGAGTGGATGGCCGACTACGGCTTTCTGGAGCCCTCGCACGGCGCCGAGGCCAGCGTCCGGGACGTGCTGGCCCGCAAGGACGCCCGGGAGCACGCCGGGATCCCGCAGTTCGTCCACGTCCACCCCAACGAGTCGGTGGGCGAGGCGGTCGAGGTGCTGCGCGAGTACGGCGTCTCGCAGATGCCGGTGGTCGCCCCCGGCGCCGGGCACCCGGACGTGATGGCCGGCGAGGTGATCGGCTCGATCGTGGAGCGCGACCTGCTGGACGCCCTCTTCGAGCACCGGGCCGAGCTGGGCGACTCGCTGGACAAGCACATGTCGCCCCCACTCCCGGTGATCGGCTCCGGCGAGCCGGTGGCCCGGCTGATGACGGTGCTGGGCGGCCGGGACGCGGCGGTCGTCCTCTTCGACGGCAAGCCGGCCGGCATCATCACCCGCCAGGACCTCCTCGCCTTCCTGGCCGAGGGCAGCGGCTGA
- a CDS encoding SGM_3592 family protein produces the protein MNDESPEDRTDAVGSGGDGDGDGDGGAGGGADGDWDDVELDEVFVLSAERHEPSGRARMLSARWKRNPPEQEPWRTDEPPAGWIWSRGRKRRRR, from the coding sequence ATGAACGACGAGAGCCCCGAGGACCGTACCGACGCCGTCGGCTCCGGCGGAGACGGGGACGGGGACGGGGACGGAGGCGCGGGCGGAGGCGCGGACGGGGACTGGGACGACGTCGAGCTGGACGAGGTCTTCGTGCTGAGCGCGGAGCGGCACGAGCCGTCCGGCCGGGCCCGGATGCTCAGCGCCCGCTGGAAGCGGAACCCTCCGGAGCAGGAGCCCTGGCGGACCGACGAGCCCCCGGCGGGATGGATCTGGAGCCGGGGGCGCAAGCGCCGCCGGCGCTGA
- a CDS encoding cystathionine gamma-synthase — translation MSEQSQQQLGFDTLAIHAGNGADPRTGAVVPPIYQVSTYKQDGVGGLRGGYEYSRSANPTRTALEENLAALEAGRRGLAFASGLAAEDALLRTVCKPGDHVLLPGDAYGGTFRLVSKVVAGWGVEWDAVDMADLDAVRASIRPNTRVLWVETPSNPLLGIADIAALASVARESGALLVVDNTFASPYLQQPLVLGADVVVHSTTKYMGGHSDVVGGGLVAADPELGERLAFHQNAMGAVAGPFDSWLVLRGIKTLGVRMDRHCANAERIAHYLAEHPRVTAVHYPGLPEHPGHEVAVKQMRAFGGMVSFRVAGGEEAAVAVCDRAKLFTLGESLGGVESLIEHPGRMTHASAAGSPLEVPADLVRLSVGIESVDDLLADLTQALG, via the coding sequence ATGAGTGAGCAGAGTCAGCAGCAGCTCGGTTTCGACACCCTGGCGATTCATGCCGGGAACGGGGCCGACCCCCGGACCGGGGCGGTAGTACCGCCGATCTACCAGGTCTCCACCTACAAGCAGGACGGCGTCGGCGGTCTCCGCGGCGGCTACGAGTACAGCCGGTCCGCCAACCCGACCCGCACCGCGCTGGAGGAGAACCTCGCCGCGCTGGAGGCCGGCCGGCGCGGGCTGGCCTTCGCCTCCGGGCTCGCGGCCGAGGACGCCCTGCTGCGCACCGTCTGCAAGCCGGGCGACCACGTGCTGCTGCCCGGCGACGCGTACGGCGGGACCTTCCGCCTGGTCTCCAAGGTGGTCGCGGGCTGGGGCGTGGAGTGGGACGCCGTCGACATGGCGGACCTGGACGCGGTGCGCGCCTCGATCCGCCCCAACACCCGGGTGCTGTGGGTGGAGACCCCCAGCAACCCGCTGCTCGGCATCGCCGACATCGCCGCCCTCGCCTCCGTGGCACGGGAGTCGGGCGCCCTGCTGGTGGTCGACAACACCTTCGCCAGCCCGTACCTCCAGCAGCCGCTGGTGCTGGGCGCGGACGTGGTCGTCCACTCCACCACCAAGTACATGGGCGGCCACTCGGACGTGGTCGGCGGCGGGCTGGTGGCCGCGGACCCGGAGCTCGGCGAGCGGCTGGCCTTCCACCAGAACGCGATGGGCGCGGTGGCCGGTCCCTTCGACTCCTGGCTGGTGCTGCGCGGGATCAAGACGCTGGGCGTGCGGATGGACCGGCACTGCGCCAACGCCGAGCGGATCGCCCACTATCTGGCCGAGCACCCGAGGGTGACCGCGGTCCACTACCCGGGTCTCCCGGAGCACCCCGGGCACGAGGTCGCCGTCAAGCAGATGCGCGCCTTCGGCGGGATGGTCTCCTTCCGCGTGGCGGGCGGGGAGGAGGCGGCGGTCGCGGTCTGCGACCGGGCGAAGCTGTTCACCCTCGGCGAGTCGCTGGGCGGGGTCGAGTCGCTGATCGAGCACCCGGGCCGGATGACCCATGCCTCGGCGGCGGGTTCTCCGCTGGAGGTGCCGGCCGACCTGGTGCGGCTGTCGGTCGGCATCGAGTCCGTCGACGACCTGCTGGCGGACCTGACCCAGGCCCTGGGGTAG
- a CDS encoding DUF3761 domain-containing protein: MRRGVISAVVSIAAIVAFGVGCDPAAHPAAQSTGAASTAAPASTAAPTPAATTAGAAASNSPAPAPHRTAVPTAPATHAGHTARSAPVAPASHRAATAPTHRSAPPAPAAPAHSCAAHTTGSCGWTAGVTPDSPSETAQCADGTDSFSAHFRGTCSHHGGVRYWFR; encoded by the coding sequence ATGCGTCGGGGAGTCATATCGGCCGTCGTCTCCATCGCCGCGATCGTGGCCTTCGGGGTCGGCTGCGATCCGGCGGCGCACCCCGCCGCGCAGTCGACCGGGGCGGCGTCCACGGCGGCCCCGGCGAGTACGGCCGCACCCACGCCCGCGGCCACCACCGCCGGGGCCGCGGCTTCGAACAGCCCCGCCCCCGCCCCGCACCGGACGGCCGTGCCGACGGCCCCCGCCACCCACGCCGGCCACACCGCCCGTTCCGCGCCGGTCGCCCCGGCGTCCCACCGGGCGGCCACCGCGCCGACCCACCGGTCCGCGCCGCCCGCGCCCGCCGCGCCGGCGCACAGCTGCGCCGCCCACACCACGGGCAGCTGCGGCTGGACCGCCGGGGTCACGCCGGACAGCCCTTCGGAGACCGCGCAGTGCGCGGACGGCACCGACAGCTTCTCGGCCCACTTCCGCGGCACCTGCTCGCACCACGGAGGAGTCCGATACTGGTTCAGGTGA
- a CDS encoding SGNH/GDSL hydrolase family protein, whose product MSRARTARRIAAAAAYGGGGIGLVGAGVAGLLLTEARVAAKRLALLTGEAPRADGLYGAVFGHAPEPAAPQPATAQPAAAQPTAPVSAASEAAAPEAAAPEPVAAPPAAPAATPPAPLKLCVVGDSTAAGFGVEYAKDTPGAVLSSALAFLAERPVRLVNVAVNGARSADLEAQVTELLERVPEPDATLLFIGANDITHAVRPSDSVRRLSDAVRRLRATGSQVIVGTCPDLGTIEPVWQPLRWLAQRASRQLAAAQTIVTIEQGGRTVSLGDLLGSEFRGRPEMFARDRYHPSVEGYATAAMAVLPALAASLALWPEDEPDVWRGPTVLPVAQAAAEAAAHGGTEVSGTAVSGAETGPRGRWAALRQHRLRLREFPPLPKPAMPHLPPFPNLAHLGRRHASHGSTLAPEAPAPTPAPGEAPAGATAVGQAPRGRARPAPEPVAESDAPGSSPLAPRSGCETGRGCETGRGCD is encoded by the coding sequence ATGTCGAGGGCGAGAACGGCCCGGCGGATCGCCGCGGCGGCGGCGTACGGCGGCGGCGGGATCGGACTGGTCGGGGCGGGCGTCGCCGGCCTTCTGCTCACCGAGGCGAGAGTCGCCGCGAAGCGGCTGGCCCTGCTGACCGGCGAGGCGCCGCGCGCGGACGGCCTCTACGGCGCCGTCTTCGGCCACGCCCCGGAGCCGGCCGCCCCGCAGCCGGCGACCGCCCAGCCGGCGGCCGCCCAGCCGACCGCTCCGGTGTCGGCAGCCTCCGAGGCGGCTGCCCCTGAGGCGGCTGCCCCCGAGCCGGTCGCCGCGCCGCCCGCGGCGCCGGCCGCGACGCCGCCCGCTCCCCTGAAGCTCTGCGTGGTCGGCGACTCCACCGCGGCCGGCTTCGGCGTCGAGTACGCCAAGGACACCCCCGGCGCAGTCCTCTCCTCCGCGCTCGCCTTCCTCGCCGAGCGCCCGGTGCGGCTGGTCAACGTCGCCGTCAACGGCGCGCGCTCGGCCGACCTGGAGGCGCAGGTCACCGAGCTGCTGGAACGCGTCCCTGAGCCGGACGCCACACTGCTCTTCATCGGCGCCAACGACATCACCCACGCCGTCCGCCCGTCCGACTCGGTACGCCGGCTCTCCGACGCGGTGCGCCGGCTGCGCGCCACCGGCTCCCAGGTGATCGTCGGCACCTGTCCCGACCTGGGCACCATCGAGCCGGTGTGGCAGCCGCTGCGCTGGCTCGCGCAGCGCGCCAGCCGCCAACTCGCGGCCGCGCAGACGATCGTGACGATCGAACAGGGCGGCCGCACGGTCTCGCTGGGCGACCTGCTGGGCTCCGAGTTCCGGGGACGGCCGGAGATGTTCGCCCGCGACCGCTACCACCCCTCGGTGGAGGGGTACGCCACCGCGGCGATGGCGGTGCTGCCGGCGCTCGCCGCCTCGCTGGCGCTGTGGCCGGAGGACGAGCCGGACGTGTGGCGCGGGCCGACCGTCCTGCCGGTCGCCCAGGCGGCGGCGGAGGCCGCGGCGCACGGCGGTACGGAGGTCTCCGGCACGGCGGTGAGCGGGGCCGAGACGGGTCCGCGGGGGCGCTGGGCGGCCCTCCGCCAGCACCGGCTGCGTCTGCGCGAGTTCCCGCCCCTCCCGAAGCCGGCCATGCCGCACCTTCCGCCGTTCCCCAACCTGGCCCACCTGGGCCGCCGCCACGCCTCCCACGGCAGCACCCTCGCGCCCGAGGCGCCGGCACCGACCCCGGCCCCCGGCGAGGCCCCGGCGGGCGCCACCGCGGTCGGACAGGCGCCGCGGGGGCGGGCCCGCCCCGCGCCGGAACCGGTGGCGGAGAGCGACGCCCCCGGGTCCTCGCCCCTCGCGCCCCGAAGCGGCTGCGAAACCGGGAGGGGCTGCGAAACCGGGAGGGGCTGCGACTAG
- a CDS encoding acetyl-CoA C-acetyltransferase yields the protein MPEAVIVSAARSPIGRAFKGSLKDVRPDDLSAQIIKAALDKVPELDPTQIDDLMLGCGLPGGEQGHNLARVIAVQMGMDHLPGATITRYCSSSLQTSRMALHAIKAGEGDVFISAGVECVSRQVNGSSDGMPGTHNPVFADAEARTQARSAEGADAWHDPRQDGQVPDVYIAMGQTAENLAQLKGITRQEMDEFGVRSQNLAEKAIADGFWAREITPVTLPDGTVVGKDDGPRAGVTLEGVSGLKPVFRPDGTVTAGNCCPLNDGAAALVIMSDTKARELGLTPLARIVSTGVTGLSPEIMGYGPVEASKQALKRAGLSIGDIDLVEINEAFAAQVIPSYRDLGIDLDRLNVNGGAIAVGHPFGMTGARITTTLINSLQWHDKQFGLETMCVGGGQGMAMVIERLS from the coding sequence ATGCCCGAAGCCGTCATCGTCAGTGCTGCCCGCTCGCCGATCGGCCGGGCGTTCAAGGGCTCGCTGAAGGACGTCCGCCCGGACGACCTCTCCGCGCAGATCATCAAGGCCGCCCTGGACAAGGTCCCCGAGCTGGACCCGACGCAGATCGACGACCTGATGCTCGGCTGCGGCCTCCCCGGCGGCGAGCAGGGCCACAACCTGGCCCGGGTGATCGCCGTCCAGATGGGCATGGACCACCTGCCCGGCGCGACCATCACCCGCTACTGCTCCTCCTCGCTGCAGACCTCCCGGATGGCCCTCCACGCGATCAAGGCCGGCGAGGGCGACGTCTTCATCTCGGCCGGCGTCGAGTGCGTCTCGCGCCAGGTCAACGGCTCCTCGGACGGCATGCCCGGCACCCACAACCCGGTCTTCGCCGACGCCGAGGCCCGCACCCAGGCCCGCTCGGCCGAGGGCGCCGACGCCTGGCACGACCCGCGCCAGGACGGCCAGGTCCCCGACGTCTACATCGCGATGGGCCAGACCGCCGAGAACCTGGCCCAGCTCAAGGGCATCACCCGCCAGGAGATGGACGAGTTCGGCGTCCGCTCGCAGAACCTCGCCGAGAAGGCCATCGCGGACGGCTTCTGGGCCCGCGAGATCACCCCGGTGACGCTGCCGGACGGCACGGTGGTCGGCAAGGACGACGGCCCGCGCGCGGGCGTCACCCTGGAGGGCGTCTCCGGTCTGAAGCCGGTCTTCCGCCCGGACGGCACGGTCACCGCCGGCAACTGCTGCCCGCTGAACGACGGCGCCGCCGCCCTGGTGATCATGTCCGACACCAAGGCGCGCGAGCTGGGCCTGACCCCGCTGGCCCGGATCGTCTCCACCGGCGTCACCGGCCTCTCCCCCGAGATCATGGGCTACGGCCCGGTCGAGGCCAGCAAGCAGGCGCTGAAGCGGGCCGGCCTCTCGATCGGCGACATCGACCTGGTCGAGATCAACGAGGCCTTCGCGGCCCAGGTCATCCCGTCCTACCGGGACCTCGGCATCGACCTGGACCGGCTGAACGTCAACGGCGGCGCGATCGCCGTCGGCCACCCGTTCGGCATGACCGGCGCCCGGATCACCACCACCCTGATCAACTCCCTGCAGTGGCACGACAAGCAGTTCGGCCTGGAGACCATGTGCGTCGGCGGCGGGCAGGGCATGGCGATGGTCATCGAGCGCCTGAGCTGA